A window from Gemmatimonadaceae bacterium encodes these proteins:
- a CDS encoding fumarylacetoacetate hydrolase family protein: protein MRPSKIVCAGRNYREHAKELGNEVPAAPLIFLKPPSTVIQNGDAIVLPADAGRVDFEGEIGVVIGSKIRKATAEEAAEAVRGVVAVNDVSARDWQKADGQWWRAKGSDSFCPIGPEKQGRVDLTALEVVTRLNGEEVQRGHAREMVFPIAELIAHITTVMTLEPGDVVLTGTPAGVRALSPGDVVEVEVPGWSKVSNPVKADE, encoded by the coding sequence CGGACGCAACTATCGCGAGCACGCCAAGGAACTCGGCAACGAGGTCCCGGCGGCGCCGCTGATCTTCTTGAAGCCGCCGAGCACCGTGATCCAGAACGGTGACGCCATCGTGCTACCGGCGGACGCCGGACGCGTGGATTTTGAGGGCGAGATCGGCGTTGTCATCGGCTCCAAGATCCGGAAGGCCACGGCTGAAGAAGCCGCCGAAGCCGTGCGAGGCGTCGTGGCCGTGAACGACGTCAGCGCGCGCGATTGGCAGAAGGCCGACGGCCAGTGGTGGCGCGCCAAGGGGTCCGACAGCTTCTGCCCCATCGGGCCCGAGAAGCAGGGCCGCGTCGACCTCACGGCACTCGAGGTCGTCACCCGGCTCAACGGCGAGGAAGTGCAGCGCGGCCACGCCCGCGAGATGGTCTTTCCCATCGCCGAGCTCATTGCCCACATCACCACCGTGATGACCCTCGAGCCCGGTGATGTCGTGCTCACGGGCACCCCCGCCGGCGTGCGCGCGCTCTCGCCCGGTGATGTCGTCGAGGTCGAGGTGCCGGGCTGGAGCAAGGTGTCCAACCCCGTGAAGGCGGACGAGTAG